tttgactGGGGATTGGAAATTTTTGTTTTCCAGGTCGTGAGAACtcccaaaataaataaaatattagagaaTTACCTTTTATtccaattataaatataactaattcAGAATGTAAATTTTTTAGGTACATATTATCAGTTAATACTATACATTGAAACAACTTACATTaggaagttagaaaaaaaattatattattgctTGCATCCCACTGGCAGCAGCCCAAGAGTTCAACAAGTGGCATCTAATATACTAAGTTCATGTTTTTTATTGATCAAATACAACACAATTCTTGTAGTCTAATAGTACAAAATATGGCATCTGcacaaatacaaaatttacaaacttaTTTGATTTCTGATGTCGAGGCAAGACATCTCTCTCTATTCAATACGTACGTACtaaatcatatttcaaaatttaatatggTCACCTATCTTTCATTCCTTTTTCTgatgttttctgttttcttattattaataaagttttcTAAATAGATGGTCAAACATAAACTTTGTTATCTCTACTAGATATTGGAAAGAAAATCCGATGCTGTGTTTGCTCTCTTTTGTTTTCTAACGCAGAAGAGATCTAAATGCTACAAGAAGGTGACATACATAATAAGGTTCATCCATTAGAAAACAACTTCATCCAGATTctgataaaaaacaaaaattctttGAGAGACAGCGCTTGTATATATACCATTTGAAACATTACCTTCAGAGCATATCAGTTTTTCAAACACAACTTCTACATCCCATCAATCTTGTTACAAAAACATGACTTCCATGGGGAAAAACCAGCACGTTTTGGCTCTACTTCTCCTTCTCGCAATTTTCACTTCCCAAGTAATGTCCCGCAACATCAATGAGGGATCCATGGCCCAAAGACATGAGCAGTGGATGAAAAAATATGGTAAAACATATAAGAATGCTGCAGAGAAGCAAAAACGTTTCCTCATATTCAAGGACAATGTTCAATTCATTGAATCCTTCAATGCTGCTGGCAACAAACCTTACAAGCTCGGCATCAATCACCTAGCTGACCAAACCAACGAAGAATTCATTGCTTCCCACACTGGATACAAGGGATCTCATAAGTTGAAAGAAACAGCACAAACATCGTTCAAGTATGAAAACGTTACTCTTATTCCTACTGCAGTGGATTGGAGGCAAAATGGAGCTGTTACTCAAATCAAGGACCAAGGCCAATGTGGTATAGCACAAACCAAACCCTACAATATAAGTGACCCTTATAATTTGTTACATAACCTTTTAACAATTGCATGACATTAACAAAAATTTGGTTTCAAAACCAGGTAGCTGCTGGGCATTTTCAACAGTTGCTGCAACAGAAGGTATCTACCAGATAACTACAGGTAAGTTAGTGTCTCTCTCAGAGCAAGAGTTAGTGGATTGTGACAGTGTGGATCAAGGATGTAATGGAGGTCTCATGGAAGATGGTTTcgaattcattataaaaaatggTGGAATCACCAGTGAGGCTAACTACCCCTACACTGGAGTTAATGGAACTTGTGACACAACGAAAGAGGCTTCTCCTGAAGCTCAAATAAAAGGGTATGAAACGGTACCTGCAAATAGTGAGGACGCACTGCAGAAAGCTGTTGCAAACCAACCAGTGTCAGTTAGCATTGATGCTGGAGGATCTGCTTTCCAATTTTACAAAACTGGGGTTTTCACTGGAGAATGTGGAACTGAACTAGACCATGGTGTTACTGCAGTTGGCTATGGTATCACCGATAATGGTACTGAGTTTTGGATAGTAAAGAATTCATGGGGCACAGAATGGGGTGAACAAGGATACATAAGAATGGAACGAGGCATAGATGCTAAAGAAGGCCTTTGTGGCATTGCCATGGATGCTTCATACCCAATTGCTTGATTTACTATGTAATATTGTTTGACATTCGTCCTCTTGGTAatgcttttaaatttaaatattcagtTTGAAATTGATGTATTGTAAGTGTAGTTCAATGCAAGATAAAGTGTTTGTAATTTGTGTTTTCCTagtcaaactttgaatttgtaAAAGTTGTACTCGTGATTTTAAGAATTGGGATATTAGGAATCCAGACAcaataaaactaaacaaaaagtcagttatttttgtcattgatatatattctaaaattatatattaatgtatcACGTTTCAATCCAATAAATTCGTCTTAACCTCTtctaacatatattaaaatttatttaatttattgtttggcCAACGTTAAttactataaattaaaaacagttATACATGATCAtccatatttaataaatataaacagaaaaaaagaaaaaattataatgaaaggAAGAGTTTGAATGTGCCTTAGGAAGATGAATGTCCATGAAAGGAAACGGCACAAAGGAAGTCAAATACATGTGAGTGCATATTTTTCTccttatttaacttttaatattatattcttaattgacttttgtattttaatataatattttaattaggatttgttataattgacACTAGTACAGGGGAAACGATAGTGGTTATTTTTGTCTATAGGCAG
The Vigna angularis cultivar LongXiaoDou No.4 chromosome 5, ASM1680809v1, whole genome shotgun sequence genome window above contains:
- the LOC108340020 gene encoding zingipain-2, with translation MTSMGKNQHVLALLLLLAIFTSQVMSRNINEGSMAQRHEQWMKKYGKTYKNAAEKQKRFLIFKDNVQFIESFNAAGNKPYKLGINHLADQTNEEFIASHTGYKGSHKLKETAQTSFKYENVTLIPTAVDWRQNGAVTQIKDQGQCGSCWAFSTVAATEGIYQITTGKLVSLSEQELVDCDSVDQGCNGGLMEDGFEFIIKNGGITSEANYPYTGVNGTCDTTKEASPEAQIKGYETVPANSEDALQKAVANQPVSVSIDAGGSAFQFYKTGVFTGECGTELDHGVTAVGYGITDNGTEFWIVKNSWGTEWGEQGYIRMERGIDAKEGLCGIAMDASYPIA